One Cryptomeria japonica chromosome 9, Sugi_1.0, whole genome shotgun sequence genomic window carries:
- the LOC131044486 gene encoding putative disease resistance protein At1g50180, whose amino-acid sequence MASVLAGGVVKKVCEMAIQQAANQSRFMEINAVLNEADEESSSQKESVRNWLHRVRDIAWEAEDILEEFAVDHSLYASKAQSCSQLILRHKMGRRIQKVNARLSSVVADGNQLNIVRAAVAHKEEAESSTPHGQQFKRWSILPGDSKPVGIQSKIESMVSLLENPEIPIIEVVGMGGIGKTYLLQHVYNGRKDYRYDKSAWLSVSQSYSVSKLQRDLAFQLDKDLRKEITESEISDMIAAELIYRFILEKRCLIVLDDVWRASREGDLLTKLGIPSGGNSQSKILVSTRNRVVAANLNAEIYEMERLTDEQSWRLFCAHAFPKSEENRAPENLEEVARKIAKKCGELPLAIKITALHC is encoded by the exons ATGGCATCCGTGCTTGCAGGGGGTGTTGTTAAAAAAGTTTGTGAGATGGCCATCCAACAAGCGGCTAATCAG AGCAGATTTATGGAAATCAATGCTGTCTTAAATGAAGCCGATGAAGAGAGCAGTAGTCAAAAGGAGTCTGTGAGAAACTGGCTTCATAGAGTTCGGGACATTGCCTGGGAGGCAGAGGACATACTCGAAGAATTTGCTGTGGATCATTCTTTGTACGCTAGTAAGGCCCAGAGTTGTAGTCAGTTGATTCTTCGTCATAAAATGGGTAGAAGAATTCAAAAGGTCAATGCCCGGTTGAGCTCAGTTGTTGCAGATGGAAACCAACTGAATATAGTTCGTGCTGCGGTGGCTCACAAAGAGGAAGCAGAATCAAGTACACCCCATGGGCAACAGTTTAAAAGATGGAGTATCCTGCCCGGCGATTCGAAGCCAGTGGGGATACAGTCCAAGATTGAAAGCATGGTGAGTTTGCTGGAAAATCCCGAAATTCCAATTATTGAAGTGGTTGGAATGGGGGGAATCGGCAAAACCTATCTTCTTCAGCATGTCTACAATGGTAGAAAAGATTATAGGTATGACAAATCTGCATGGCTTTCAGTTTCTCAGTCCTATTCTGTTTCCAAGTTGCAGCGAGATTTAGCCTTTCAATTAGATAAAGACTTAAGGAAAGAAATTACGGAGAGTGAAATAAGTGATATGATAGCAGCAGAGTTGATTTATCGCTTTATACTAGAGAAGAGATGTCTTATTGTTTTAGATGATGTATGGAGGGCTAGTAGAGAAGGTGATTTGCTTACCAAACTTGGCATACCATCTGGAGGTAATAGCCAATCCAAAATTCTGGTTAGCACAAGAAACAGAGTGGTCGCTGCAAATCTCAATGCTGAGATCTATGAGATGGAACGTCTGACAGATGAACAGAGTTGGCGGCTGTTTTGTGCTCACGCATTTCCCAAGTCTGAGGAAAATAGAGCGCCGGAGAACTTGGAGGAGGTTGCTCGTAAGATCGCGAAGAAATGTGGGGAGTTGCCACTTGCAATCAAAATCACAGCACTACATTGCTAA